The DNA sequence CTCGGGCTGCATCTTCTCTGTCAGCTGTTCTCGCTTCTTCGCCGTCTCCTGCAGGCTGTGACAGAGATATTTGGACTTCTCCTCTTGTGCTTTGACTTTGCGCATGTCCATTCGCACGTCGTCCACGACGCGCTCCTGCACGCCCAGCCTCTTCTTGACGTTCgccagctccttctccatctgCTTTGTCCTGAAAATCTCCTTCTGCACCAGACTCTGAATGAAGGCATCACCATGCTCAGCCGCAAGGGCCTGTACCTTCTCCATTAACACCGCACGGAGGGCCTCCTCAGCCATCTGGCACTCCTCTGGAGAGTAGCTAGCGAGGGATGCCAACGCGGCTTCCTCGATCGTGGCCGGCCCGGAAGTTGACATCATCATACACACTTGAAAGAGAatcagagagggggggtacaGAGAATAAGGACAAGGTCAAACAAGGTGAAAACTACACCTGGCACTCGCACGGATATGGCTACCTCGTGTGCTTTGTTGCTCTCGTGATTAGGTGGGGAGGTGAAGGTGATCATACAAATCACGgacaggcagagagggcaACACCTCCGCACACGACACAGCGTGGGTGTCTATCCGTgggaaagacacacacacacacaggaaagAGCGAGCTGCCACACCACCCAATGTATCGTCTCTTCACctgcgaggagggggagggggcgcggATGCAAAGGATGTCGATAGCAAAGGGAGGACAGAGACGTACGGCACGGCGTGCGAGCGGTGGATGAGGCGCGCGGCTGATGCAAATGTGTAAAACGGTGCGTGTGCTAAGTAAGAAAAATAAAGGCGGTAGTCAAAGTGGGGGCAGACGACGGACACAGGAGGGGGCGCGATGTCTCTCTACGCAAGGCTCGGGCGCGTGTGGATGAAGGTGATGGGGGACAAGTAGAGGAGGCGCCCACACCCGTCTCTAGTCTATCAAATAATACGGCACACAATGGGTGGATAAAAAGAAGGCAGCGGTGATGGGAAGGGCTGTGAAACATCGCAGAATTGCAGCACTGAAATGAAGCTGCGCCGGGTGAATAGGGACGGTCTTGGAGGGGGATAAGGGGAACCGCAAGATGATCCTGTAGAGGTGTGTACGCATGTGTGGTGACAGCTGTAAGAGAGTAAGGACGCCACAGTACGTCACACAAACGCACcgctcgctcttctctggcAGTCGTAGAAATCGTATTGAGTTTTGGGgttctcgttttttttttcgggcGCGCGTGATGAAACTCGTATGCGGTGGCGGTCCCCCCTTGTCGTGGTGCTCTGCCGACCTGCAATACGCGCAGGAGTGGGCGTGTGACCCCATCcgtacacccacccacacacacacgcaggaaGAAAACGAGGCAGGAAAGGGGTAGAAGCGAGGAACAGGGTAAAAGTGAGAGTGCAAGGGTGTCGTGCCCGTCAGCGATCGTGGTGATGAGCAACTGCTCCACAGgcgaggcacacgcgcatgtAGTTGGAAGCGAGGAGCGCCGGATGAGGCGAAAGATGCCAGGCCATCGCCGCTGGCACCTCTTTCGCCTACATAGAGACACAGgaagcaccagcgccgtgtCCCAGTTTTGCTAGTCGGTCTCAGATggaacggcagcgacaccagTATAGCGGAAGAAAAAGCTGAGGCAACTCCTCCACGTGTACCTCTCAGCGTGTCTGGgtacgtgtgggtgtgcgaaTGCCTTCGGAGTGGCGGACTCTCTCCATGTGCCTGGGCATGGCCATTTCTCCGGTGCGACCgccgcacccctccctccgtaTACTGGCCAATGGACAGCACATGGGCGGCACACTCATCTGGAGAGGACGGAGTCGGACGTGGAGGGAACACTCATCTCGTAGTACCACACGACCAAGTACCCCGCGAGCGACTTCAGCAGCATCATGAACGTCAAGTACACCATCGCCCCCATCAAGAAGTTCCACGAACGCAGCGGTGTCACGGCGATCCAGGCATCTATGTATGCCATGCCTCTGCGCACGTACCCAGCCCGGCCcatccgcagcgcctcggccagGATGAGGTAGCTCTCCCATTCCAGCGGCACTCGCGGGCGACGGTTACGCATTTCGCTGTAGCAGTTATAGACGACTCGCCAGTCGAATGGGTCCATGTTCATGTAGACCCGCATGAGGGCATTGTAAGTCTTGGTGGTGATGCGGCTTCTACGCTCACGTGAGATCTTGTCAAAGATGTCGATGGCCCGCTTCcactgcggcggcacctcgGTGGAAAGGCTCGTGATCATCAGCTCGTAATTTTGGGCAGAAGGGCGCACGCCGCGCTTCTGCAGATCGTTAAATAGCGACTGGCAAGCCTTGGGCATGTCGCGCTGCAGGCACATGTCCATCAGTGCTGCGTACGTGTTCGGTGTCGGCGTCATGCGCTGCTTTATCATTAGTTGGTAGAGCTCCATGCTTGCGCGCAGCTGCCCACCGCTCATGAGAGAGGCAAGGAGCGACTCATAAGTTAAGGCGCTGATGCGCAGCCCAGCAGCCCTGGCACCTTTCACTGCCGCTAGCGCCAAGGAGTAGTCCTTCGGCGGCAGATGGTCAATGTAGCGGCGCAGTTGAACGTTGCTGACGGTGCGTGCTTGCACAGAGCAGGCAAACGCCTCCTCGACCTCGGTCGGTGTGTTGAGGGGTACCTCGCCACCGTCAAGGTCATTCACGGTCGAAGtaaccgcagcagcggtacccGTTCCGAGTGAAGACGAGGTGCCCGCCGAAGGCACAGCGGCAGTCTTGTCAGTATCACTGGCACCAGTCGCACAAGAGagtggcagcggagaggcATCGACAGGGGTGGAAAGTCGCTCTGAGACTGGTGGAGAGGAGCACAGTGTGGTGCCGCTCGTGAAGCCTCGGTGTACAGCCCAGAAAGGGCCACCGTTGCACCTCCCGACACCCTTGCGGCAGTggagaggcactgcagccacAAGTCTGCGTGTGTAGAGGGGCAGGCCACTGCGGTGCATAAAGCGACcgagaggggggatgcgTGCGGTGACGAAATACACGCGAACAACAAtagaggggaagaggcgacacagaaagagagaagacaagcGCTACACAGGAGCGTGCACCCGCCGGCGTCAATCCGTGCGCTTTTATCTCGTGTGCAAAGACGAGAAGAATGCCGCCTGCGCTATAGACTGACACCCCCGCGTATTTAACGAGAAGGGGAGTGAtgggggggatggggggtggggaggtggcggcgacagtCTGCAATTTGAGCAATActgagcgaagagagaaggggggcagttgtgagagggagagtggaagaaaggggagagaaccAGGGTGATGTGCAGAGGAGCAAGAGGAAGTGAGAAGACAGGGAATACGTAACAGGGAAGGCTCACAAAAGAACGCCAACGCGCGTGCCTGGAGGACAGTACtagggctgctgctccacctccccatcccgccccaccccctatCTATATCCCGCCCTCaccactcctctcttctccggTGTGTTGGATCGCCATAGAGTCCACGTCGAGTACAGAAGTGgccaggaagagagaaacgcgtggacacatacatacagagATATACAGGGCGTGATCATAGGTAAGAGGACTGTTAGGGAAAAGAACGGAGAGAAGagtcgacacacacacacacacgcgcacagatctgtgcgcgtgtgtgtgtgtgtgtcacgcTGATTCCCCGTCACGATCCAGGAAACAAACCAATGGCCATCAaatgtgtgtggagggggacaTGATACGCCTTTAGGTCGATGTGCTATCGCTTATAAACTGAAACGAAGTGCTCGCCGTCCTTCTctgaaaagaggggagagacggagagggacCAAGGTGAAGGGAGATGACGGTGAAATGAGGAGTGCGCCGCGCAGTGTCGTGGCATCGCGTATCGAATTACATGCGTGTACCTCAATTTCGGGAATGCAAGTCGCACGCGCGAGACGCTTGCGtccgcacatacacacaaagagcgcctcaccatcatcatcttGCACCCTCTCTACCTCTACCACCACACCACTTTGTCCTCATCGCACCCGCCATCTCCGTCTTCAGGCTGCCACTTATACAGCCATGCAGAACCACGCGCATGCCCTATGGAACAGCAAAGTGTACATgaagcggggagagagacgaagccCCCACACGCTCACAGACACACCGACCTACGTAGCTGCAGTTTGCACAAGAGGCGGGAGTGAACCAATGAGCGTGCATGGTGAGCTTGTATAGGTGcagacgtgtgtgtgtgtgtacgcgtgcgAGTGAGGACGAGACAAAATAACAGAACATTCCTGGCTCATCGAACACAACCGATGAGAGAAGTGCACGCTCACACGCATGAAACGAGAAAAGATGACGATACACCGACATGGctgaaggagggaagggggggtggAGAAACGTGGAGAGAATGGAGTGGCCACCTCACGCTTCCCCTACCCCCTaaggtgcgctgctgctattCATCTTATTTCCTTCATAACGACACATTACCCCTATCCCCATCTCATGCGGTCCTCTCTTTGACTCCTCTCATCCGTTCCCCTTTCATCTATGCCCAATGGAGAAAAGTTTGTCTTTAGTGGCCCGTCCGCTGTCGGTCCATTCTCCGCCTGTTCCTCAGTTACACAGCACGCCAAGCagcgcgctctcctcgtACAGGAAGAActcctcgccctccaccTTCACCGAAGAGCCGCCGTACTCCGGAAGCAACACCATGTCGCCCACCTTCACCGTCGGCGTCCAGTCCGTCGAccccgtcgccaccgccacaacgGTGCCCTCGTTAATCTTGCCGGCCACCTGCTCAGGGATCAGGACGCCGGCCTTGGTCTGCTTCGCCGCCTGCGTGCGCTTCACCAGCACGCGCTGGcccagcggctgcagcttcGTCAAGGCGGGGGCGGTGAAGCGAAACATTCGGCAAGCGGAGTTGAACAaagaagtgaagagggggaggtaATACGTGAAATCGCCCGTGGTGGATGCTGACGTGGCTCAGTGATACACAGAGGAAAACGcttcagtgtgtgtgtagaaCTCAGAGGCTGTCCAGTCGTCGAACACAAACGAGGGTGTGAGTGGAACGGAGAAGCGAGACGTTGgggaaagcgaaaaaaaatGGCGGGTGATGGAAAAGTGGAGAAGATAAAACTGAGCAATGGCTGAGATGAGCGTAAACCATTGCACAAACATAGAGGGAAACGGAGTGACAATCACATGCGCCCATTTGAGGAGGAACCGGCGTTACTAACTGGCGGTACGACGGCGCTGGATAGGCGCAGAGTACCACTTACTGTGGATGTCACAGGGAACAGGGAGAGGCCGTTGGCCTTTCTGATAACGTGCAGCGATCACTCTCTCGACACACTCACACGGGGTACAGAAAAAGCTTACATCGAATTTCTTTCACTTTCTCACCGTCTCCATTTCTCtgccgcacagcagaggcCAAACGCcactctgccgccgccccctcctcggcctgccacaggcccatcgcgtggcaCCAAGCAGCCGTCGACACACCTTGCAGCAATGCTGCCCACTACAGTCGCCGAACCACAGCCCCAACCTCCAACCCTGCCCGCCCAACACCCTCGCAGGTCgtctcacagccgctcccattgtGCCGGCCGTCACCTGGCGCATCCCTCGGTGCGAcgctcaggctccccacacccgtcagcagcgagggccagGTGAGGAatacgttcgagtcacgctggcactccgCCCATCATGGGCGTGGCACAGACGggttcactgtcgcaggtcggtccgacgcagcgccagccaggacctggccgccgacatccgcagcgagaCATCGCACTGGCCTCGctacgtcgtaggtgcttggcccAGTCGCCgccagggggggggggctcggcactggcagggagagagggtgggctgCTTGGCACTTCCGCACACAGAGCAGAGTGGGGGGTGGTGGCCCCTGAGATGCCAGGCGCTGAGGTGCCCTCCCCACTGTTATCAAGGAAGTATGCACACagagggaaacaaagaaaTCGCCTAAAAGACGGACTataaaggggagaggagaggagtaAATGGGTAAGTGCGCCACACCTCTAAGAGGCGGTACGGCCTTCTACTGAGTTCACAgttgtgcgtctctcttcccccattTCTTCAAGCCTCTGTCGtgctctgctctctttgtcggtccccctttcctttgcaGCCCGCCGGAGGGGCCCCTACCGATGCGAAATGGGCCCTCGAAGAAAAGGCGGGAGAAGCACAGAAGAGAGCAGTGCAGAGCCGAGTGGGGTCACAACTCAGAGATAAAGAAGGACTtacaagagaaggaaaagacgaGTTCGCTAGTGCAGGAAGCAGGTGGCAGCCGTCATCACGCCCACCGTGGCAATGAAGCGATCGCTCGAGGAGGCACCGTCCAAACGTAGGACTCCGACCACGAAGAAGCCAATGTCCATCATatctgccgccgccggtggtgcAAGGGCCGCGTCACTATGTagagccgccgcagctgtggcagcgtcGACATCCCGGCAGCCTGTAGAAGTGCCAACAGAGGAGAACTGCACTTTGGCACGACCCGGGTCTGCAGGAAAGAGAAATACCTCCGTGGCAGCGCAGCCCATCGGAATCTCGCGGACGTAGTCGATGCGGAACTTGCGTAGCAGCAGGTCGGCGCGGTTTAAAGGCACGCCGGGGAGCAGGAGACGCGAGTAGGCGCATCGCGCATcccctgcagctccgcggAAGGTGTCGATCACGAACAGCTTCGTCACAAGCTGGTTCACGTGGAGGTTGAAGTCGATATCGGCCTCACGCAGCGAGAAGTGGCGTCGATGAAGCAGCCAGAGCGGTGCAGCGGAGTGTACGTGAGGCAGGGAAACGAGAAATTCActcgctggtggcgcggAAAGTGGGGAGTAGGCAGCAAGCTCCATGGAAGCGATGGCGGCCGCATTCGCAAACCACCCGCTGTGCAGCAGAAGGTCACTCACCGAGATGCGCTTAGTTCTTGCGCTGTCGGATGAAGACAGCTTGGCCGCATTCTTCGCAGCAATGGAGCGCAACAGCAACTGCTTATCAGCAGGCAGAGCCGTTGGAATGCGCAACTTCTTTGACACCCATACCGCCGTCACCTTGAAGCTGCCGAGTAAGTCTCGCGCTGTCTCTTCCTGCCCGTCCAGGTACGTGTAGAGTTTGGTGTACACACTGTaggagctgctgccgacaTGGACGAGGTAGAAGTGAGCCTTCACAAACAGTGTTGACAGCGTTGGAGGAAACTGGAAGTTAGGGTGCGGGTCCTCAAGGATCTCCTCGGTGCCAGCGAAGAAGAACGTGCTGTCCGGGCCTGTGTAGACGTGGCTTCCCTGCCCCACCAGAGGATGCGCCTCGTTTCTCTGGGCATACGGCGTGGCGTGCACCACATCGTCAGGCGTTTGCAGCCAGCCGCGCTCCCGTgcaaggcggaggcagtAGCTGCTGAGGCGGTTCAGGGTGGACACGTCAATCTGAAAATGCTGCACCGGCACAAACGGCGCGGCGGGAATCCCCCACACCAACGCCGACccgtccgcctcctcgcgaTACATGAGcgcgagaagggggggagttGTGAATTGGATGCGCAATGTAGGTACGGGTAGAGGAAGCGTGGCAACCACCAAAAGAGCCCATGAATGAGGCTTTGTGCGTGGCGCAggaatatatatatatatatatgtgtgtacgtgtgtctGACGTGGCGGGGGGTAGGGGAAGCGAGTGAGTCgtgggagaaggaagagatgcTTcaacgaaggaaagaaacacacaaagaacACAACGCGGCTAAGCGGTACACCCACGCACAATAGACGCAGGAAGCGGTCGCCACACCATGGCAAGGGCGGGTGGAGCTGTTGCCGGTAGACTCGGACAAGGTATCGGACAGGAATGGGGGCGGCACCCGTGAGAGAAAAACTGCCAAATGAGGTTGGGGTGGTCATCTGCGCATCATATgcgtcaccaccacggccATAACGACGAGACTCGACAGGAACGCAGTGCTACGACAGCGAGTGTTGGCACTTCATCCGCAGACCCTACCTAATGACGCTGATGGCACGCTTGTACCTTGTCGATTTCATTTCTGCTTCTCGTCTATCAGAGCttcgtgtgtgggggtgcgtgtgcgtatttttttttgccaTCAAAGAGAGGTGGGAAGTCGCTCTTCTGCATCATCTTTTCACCTTCGACGTTcgagcgcagcgcagcgctgaccctccctctctcgggTCACCTCGAGCCTATACCCCGTGCCATGCATAAACtcacctcaccccccccccttccaccagccaccaccacccctccaccTGCaagcacacaggcgcacacagaggGCCGGCAAACAAGAAGCATAGAATGGAGAGAAGATGAGAAGAGTAGGGTAAAGATGGGATTGGGGTTTAGCtgcggagagagacagacagagagagagagagaggaatgtCGACGGGTGAATCAGCAgtggagtggaggaggatgcGGTCGAAGTCCAAAACGTGAGGCGGGCGAGAGACGGGGAGAAgtagaagagaagcgcaggaaagagagggagaaatgGACAATAATGCGCGGGCAGTCGTTAGCGAGGCAAATGATTGAAAAGTCTGTGTGAAGTTGAAGCTTAAAtaagaaaaacgaaagaacAAAGCGAACAACAAGCGAAGGTTGAGAAAACGaagcgcagcgagagcggcagcgggggagATGCGGGgagatgaggggggggggcaggggaaAGGGACATCAAAAGGCAGCAAACTGCCATGTTTCCGGGCTGTAGTACGTAAGGGCAACGCATCGCTCAGGGTTGGTTGAAAGTGCACTCATCCCTACTCAGATGATCTGCCGATCTCAGCCATGAACTTCAAGTAGCCGTTACGAGGAGGCGAACGTCTCTGCCCAGGCTCGCAACTGTTCGTCTTCACGCCCCCCTTGCCCGGCCTCTGTCGTACAACTGCTACTTGCGACACCTTCCAATAGTTCTTCCCGAGCATTCTATGCGCACCCGCTGCAGgtgaggtgcagcgcacATCCAGGCTCTCCCCCAACCCTCCACCGAGAAACCCCAAAACTTTACACCCGAACCTGCAGTCTGTAGTGAGCACGAGACAGCCTACGAAGGAGataagagaaaaaaaagggcaagAAAGAGTGGGGGAAAGCAAgcgatgtgtgtgcgtacgcacgtatgtgggtgtgtgtgggtgtgcatgtgtagCCTCTTGTGTCCAGCAATCCCTTTGCTCGATCTCGGCTGTGTCCTCAGAAGGTGCCTCTGACA is a window from the Leishmania panamensis strain MHOM/PA/94/PSC-1 chromosome 26 sequence genome containing:
- a CDS encoding hypothetical protein (TriTrypDB/GeneDB-style sysID: LpmP.26.0590) — protein: MHRSGLPLYTRRLVAAVPLHCRKGVGRCNGGPFWAVHRGFTSGTTLCSSPPVSERLSTPVDASPLPLSCATGASDTDKTAAVPSAGTSSSLGTGTAAAVTSTVNDLDGGEVPLNTPTEVEEAFACSVQARTVSNVQLRRYIDHLPPKDYSLALAAVKGARAAGLRISALTYESLLASLMSGGQLRASMELYQLMIKQRMTPTPNTYAALMDMCLQRDMPKACQSLFNDLQKRGVRPSAQNYELMITSLSTEVPPQWKRAIDIFDKISRERRSRITTKTYNALMRVYMNMDPFDWRVVYNCYSEMRNRRPRVPLEWESYLILAEALRMGRAGYVRRGMAYIDAWIAVTPLRSWNFLMGAMVYLTFMMLLKSLAGYLVVWYYEMSVPSTSDSVLSR
- a CDS encoding 10 kDa heat shock protein, putative (TriTrypDB/GeneDB-style sysID: LpmP.26.0600) — translated: MFRFTAPALTKLQPLGQRVLVKRTQAAKQTKAGVLIPEQVAGKINEGTVVAVATGSTDWTPTVKVGDMVLLPEYGGSSVKVEGEEFFLYEESALLGVLCN
- a CDS encoding hypothetical protein (TriTrypDB/GeneDB-style sysID: LpmP.26.0610); translation: MYREEADGSALVWGIPAAPFVPVQHFQIDVSTLNRLSSYCLRLARERGWLQTPDDVVHATPYAQRNEAHPLVGQGSHVYTGPDSTFFFAGTEEILEDPHPNFQFPPTLSTLFVKAHFYLVHVGSSSYSVYTKLYTYLDGQEETARDLLGSFKVTAVWVSKKLRIPTALPADKQLLLRSIAAKNAAKLSSSDSARTKRISVSDLLLHSGWFANAAAIASMELAAYSPLSAPPASEFLVSLPHVHSAAPLWLLHRRHFSLREADIDFNLHVNQLVTKLFVIDTFRGAAGDARCAYSRLLLPGVPLNRADLLLRKFRIDYVREIPMGCAATEVFLFPADPGRAKVQFSSVGTSTGCRDVDAATAAAALHSDAALAPPAAADMMDIGFFVVGVLRLDGASSSDRFIATVGVMTAATCFLH